From Longimicrobium sp., one genomic window encodes:
- the carB gene encoding carbamoyl-phosphate synthase large subunit, producing MPKRTDLKSILILGSGPIVIGQAAEFDYSGTQAVRALREEGYRVILVNSNPATIMTDPDLADATYIEPITPEWVERVIEKEKPDAILPTMGGQTALNVALELHDSGALARHGVELIGANARAIRMAEDRSEFSKAISRIGLRLPHGGFARSLDEALRIVEDTGYPAIIRPSFTMGGTGGGIAYNRAEFEEQVRRGIDLSPVSEVLVDRSVIGWKEFELEVMRDGADNVVIICSIENFDPMGVHTGDSITVAPAQTLTDVEYQKMRDAAIAIIREIGVEAGGCNVQFAVNPADGELLVVEMNPRVSRSSALASKATGYPIARIGAKLAVGYTLDELPNAITQTTPASFEPVLDYVVVKFPRFAFEKFPAADATLGVQMKAVGESMAIGRTFKQAWQKAIRALEIGRSGWETGSLADDRVPDETDESLRRALRRPTPERAFQMKRALEQGFSQEEVSSLTAVDPWFVAQLAQLVDAERAYAALPEVTPSEMLRMKRFGFSDVQLARLRGETEDAVRERRWGMEIHPIYNRVDTCAGEFPAMTPYLYSTYAEENESERSDRRKVVILGSGPNRIGQGVEFDYCCVQAALALRDAGWESIMVNSNPETVSTDFDVSDKLYFEPLTLEDVLEIVRLEQPDGVIVQLGGQTPLKLAEPLERLGVKIIGTPTEAIDRAEDRERFEALARELGVKQPPNGLAVSVEQAAEIAERVGYPVLVRPSYVLGGRGMRIVYEEEGLRHYFATAASVSHERPVLIDRFLEDAFEADVDALCDGETVVIGGVMQHIEEAGIHSGDSACVLPPFMLTDAQIAEMREHTRSFALGLGVIGLINVQYAVYGGVVYVLEVNPRASRTVPFVSKATGVPLARIAARLMVGEKLASFGLPEEIPVGGVAVKEAVFPFNKLPEVDPLLGPEMRSTGEAMGFDDSFGMAFAKAQISAGTHLPKDGRVIITVNDPDKATVTPIARRLHDMGFRIAGTEGTARYLRSRGVPCERVFKVNEAR from the coding sequence ATGCCCAAGCGCACCGACCTCAAGAGCATCCTGATCCTCGGCTCCGGGCCCATCGTCATCGGGCAGGCGGCCGAGTTCGACTACAGTGGGACGCAGGCCGTACGGGCGCTGCGGGAGGAGGGGTACCGCGTGATCCTGGTCAACAGCAACCCGGCCACGATCATGACCGACCCCGACCTCGCCGACGCCACCTACATCGAGCCCATCACCCCCGAGTGGGTGGAGCGGGTGATCGAGAAGGAGAAGCCCGACGCCATCCTCCCCACCATGGGCGGGCAGACGGCGCTGAACGTGGCGCTGGAACTCCACGACAGCGGCGCGCTGGCCAGGCACGGGGTGGAGCTGATCGGCGCCAACGCGCGCGCCATCCGCATGGCGGAGGATCGAAGCGAGTTCTCCAAGGCGATCTCGCGCATCGGGCTGCGGCTGCCGCACGGGGGGTTCGCGCGCTCGCTGGACGAGGCGCTGCGCATCGTGGAGGACACCGGCTACCCCGCCATCATCCGCCCGTCGTTCACCATGGGCGGCACGGGGGGCGGGATCGCGTACAACCGCGCCGAGTTCGAGGAGCAGGTGCGCCGCGGCATAGACCTGTCGCCGGTGAGCGAGGTGCTGGTGGACCGCTCGGTGATCGGGTGGAAGGAGTTCGAGCTGGAGGTGATGCGCGACGGGGCGGACAACGTCGTCATCATCTGCTCCATCGAGAACTTCGACCCCATGGGCGTGCACACGGGCGACTCCATCACCGTGGCGCCCGCGCAGACGCTGACCGACGTCGAGTACCAGAAGATGCGCGACGCCGCCATTGCCATCATCCGCGAGATCGGGGTGGAGGCGGGGGGGTGCAACGTCCAGTTCGCCGTGAACCCGGCGGACGGCGAGCTGCTGGTGGTGGAGATGAATCCGCGCGTGTCGAGGTCGTCGGCGCTGGCGTCGAAGGCGACGGGGTACCCCATCGCGCGCATCGGGGCGAAGCTGGCCGTGGGCTACACGCTGGACGAGCTGCCGAACGCCATCACGCAGACCACGCCCGCGTCGTTCGAGCCGGTGCTGGACTACGTGGTGGTCAAGTTCCCCCGCTTCGCCTTCGAGAAGTTCCCCGCCGCGGACGCAACGCTCGGGGTGCAGATGAAGGCGGTGGGGGAGTCGATGGCCATCGGGCGCACCTTCAAGCAGGCGTGGCAGAAGGCGATTCGCGCGCTGGAGATCGGGCGCAGCGGCTGGGAGACGGGATCGCTGGCCGACGACCGCGTGCCGGACGAGACGGACGAGTCGCTGCGCCGCGCGCTGCGCCGCCCCACGCCGGAGCGCGCGTTCCAGATGAAGCGCGCGCTGGAGCAGGGCTTCTCGCAGGAGGAGGTGTCGTCGCTGACCGCGGTCGATCCGTGGTTCGTGGCGCAGCTCGCGCAGCTTGTCGACGCCGAGCGGGCGTACGCGGCGCTCCCCGAGGTGACGCCCAGCGAGATGCTGCGCATGAAGCGCTTCGGCTTCAGCGACGTGCAGCTTGCGCGTCTTCGCGGCGAGACCGAGGATGCGGTGCGCGAGCGGCGCTGGGGGATGGAAATCCACCCCATCTACAACCGCGTGGACACCTGCGCCGGCGAGTTCCCGGCCATGACGCCGTACCTCTACTCCACCTACGCGGAGGAGAACGAGTCCGAGCGCTCCGATCGCCGCAAGGTGGTGATCCTGGGGTCGGGGCCCAACCGGATCGGGCAGGGGGTGGAGTTCGACTACTGCTGCGTGCAGGCCGCGCTCGCCCTGCGCGATGCCGGGTGGGAGTCGATCATGGTCAACTCCAACCCCGAGACGGTTTCGACGGACTTCGACGTGTCGGACAAGCTCTACTTCGAGCCGCTGACGCTGGAGGACGTGCTGGAGATCGTGCGCCTGGAGCAGCCGGACGGCGTCATCGTGCAGCTCGGCGGGCAGACTCCGCTGAAGCTGGCCGAGCCTTTGGAACGCCTGGGCGTCAAGATCATCGGCACGCCAACCGAGGCGATCGATCGCGCGGAGGACCGCGAGCGCTTCGAGGCGCTGGCCCGCGAGCTGGGGGTCAAGCAGCCGCCCAACGGCCTGGCCGTCTCGGTGGAGCAGGCGGCGGAGATCGCGGAGCGGGTGGGCTACCCCGTGCTCGTGCGCCCCAGCTACGTGCTGGGCGGGCGGGGGATGCGCATCGTGTACGAGGAGGAGGGGCTGCGGCACTACTTCGCGACGGCCGCCAGCGTGAGCCATGAGAGGCCCGTGCTCATCGACCGCTTCCTGGAGGACGCCTTCGAGGCCGACGTTGACGCGCTGTGCGACGGCGAGACGGTAGTGATCGGCGGGGTGATGCAGCACATCGAGGAGGCGGGGATCCACTCCGGCGACTCGGCGTGCGTGCTGCCGCCCTTCATGCTCACCGACGCGCAGATCGCGGAGATGCGCGAGCACACCCGCAGCTTCGCGCTGGGGCTCGGCGTGATCGGGCTGATCAACGTGCAGTACGCCGTCTACGGAGGCGTGGTGTACGTGCTGGAGGTGAACCCGCGCGCTTCGCGGACGGTGCCGTTCGTCTCCAAGGCGACGGGGGTGCCGCTGGCCAGGATCGCGGCGCGGCTGATGGTGGGGGAGAAGCTGGCGAGCTTCGGGTTGCCGGAGGAGATCCCGGTGGGCGGGGTGGCGGTGAAGGAGGCCGTCTTTCCCTTCAACAAGCTCCCCGAGGTGGACCCGCTGCTCGGCCCCGAGATGCGCTCCACGGGCGAGGCGATGGGCTTCGACGACTCGTTCGGGATGGCGTTCGCTAAAGCGCAGATCTCGGCGGGGACGCACCTTCCCAAGGACGGCCGCGTCATCATCACCGTGAACGATCCGGACAAGGCGACGGTCACGCCCATCGCGCGGCGGCTGCACGACATGGGCTTCCGCATCGCGGGCACCGAGGGCACCGCGCGCTACCTGCGCAGCCGCGGCGTGCCGTGCGAGCGCGTCTTCAAGGTGAACGAGGCGCG